In Bactrocera oleae isolate idBacOlea1 chromosome 3, idBacOlea1, whole genome shotgun sequence, a genomic segment contains:
- the LOC106621985 gene encoding PHD finger protein 14, with translation MSYKRMRQQKMTTQALLDFDLGESSSDSDFRIEDHDSEEDPDTNDEGNSSENSSEENESDSDELYTEHYSDNSHQNVKQNENDNCSKPEFMGSKEISKVLQKLDTNRCVESKLSSKSICCVCLGDRSDDSNEIIECDGCGVSVHEGCYGVNENVSISSTNSTCSTEPWFCEACRAGVLEPNCELCPNNGGIYKETDVGKWVHLICALYVPGVAFGEVDQLSSVTLFEMPYNKWGAKVCSLCETPRFARTGVCIGCDAGMCKTYFHVTCAQTAGFLTEAHHEEADAADPFFAHCKVHSEKEMIKRRKRNYHNLRLNMQQKQKGKKLQKFDDPCPAQLRIQRKLLKYQSKYSHSKKVKPVPWVPTQKMSRLLTTSASACKRLLAKANIMAVDVELLERQEAQIAALTDIRKKWHIAPAFSVEFIGYYLDRISRTHELKLQLSDMMENNLTLSKEQDLLRNTYDARLDKNKNLKSRQESLITTISQLHKEINFMCSNKIFPNPSNIGHAQYESNKSASTPPSRPISVPTAAALKMGVGFPLVHLGPPGTKVDSTRLLSTHAKSSPIGASSAPSTPTLNVHTFECGICQRTTDQHLLAKCDTCKLHYHLSCLNPPLIRHPKKSKLYGWQCSECDKSEDSEDVADMPKGPRKSRTRFNKDGSIIAVLEAEIDSGPPTKRRSVDIQFTKNKPNNSFSTTNKNDVNGKVTPKVDVSSTSILGKKSKCYVPLQNIKKTIKSPAQQPLSPALNKNITQIVHTSLSDEPLLLVLPSVTSTREKDSIQTPDPDPLALPVHTNTTILSMEELSDPIKSGRKQKRKDKHRSKHIISSDIEKSPNKEHKRKRKKKLHGHDTENPQESIPKIKIKFKTLPLPGEVTPEAQFFYVSADMVRSAEEASRPTSVETVEDITPGLVEKSPVGRSKSEAMINSPDLSVTKTTFITRKTSPRKTAGKRNSLLPHSKSATIIQLSSSIICCICKEVGYSGNAVTCDECQKHYHFTCLDPPLKKTPKIRGYSWHCADCDPTDEEKK, from the exons ATGTCATATAAACGAATGAGACAACAAAAGATGACAACTCAAGCTCTGTTGGATTTTGATTTGGGTGAAAGTTCGTCAGATAGTGATTTTCGTATAGAAGATCATGACAGTGAGGAAGATCCTGATACAAATGATGAAGGAAATTCTTCAGAAAATAGTAGTGAAGAAAATGAAAGTGATTCAGACGAATTGTATACTGAGCATTATAGTGATAATTCTCATCAAAAcgtaaaacaaaatgaaaatgataactGCTCAAAGCCCGAATTTATGGGCAGTAAAGAAATATCTAAAGTGTTACAGAAGTTGGATACAAATAGATGTGTAGAATCTAAATTATCTTCAAAATCAATTTGCTGTGTTTGTTTAGGAGATCGAAGTGATGACTCAAACGAAATAATTGAATGCGATGGGTGTGGGGTATCTGTTCATGAAGGATGCTACGGTGTAAATGAAAATGTGAGTATATCGAGCACTAATTCTACATGTTCTACCGAACCTTGGTTCTGTGAAGCTTGCCGTGCTGGCGTTTTGGAACCAAATTGTGAGTTGTGCCCGAATAACGGTGGAATATACAAAGAAACAGATGTTGGAAAATGGGTGCATTTAATTTGCGCTCTCTATGTTCCTGGTGTAGCTTTTGGAGAAGTAGATCAATTATCTTCTGTTACTTTATTTGAAATGCCATATAACAAATGGGGAGCCAAGGTATGTTCCCTCTGTGAAACTCCTCGTTTTGCACGCACGGGAGTGTGTATTGGATGTGATGCTGGCATGTGCAAAACGTATTTTCATGTAACATGTGCCCAAACTGCTGGATTTCTTACAGAAGCACATCACGAAGAAGCTGATGCTGCAGATCCATTTTTTGCCCATTGTAAAGTGCATTCtgaaaaagaaatgataaaacGACGAAAAAGAAATTACCATAATCTTCGACTAAACATGCAGCAGAAGCAAAAGgggaaaaaacttcaaaaatttgaTGACCCTTGTCCGGCACAGTTACGTATTCAACGTAAACTTTTGAAATATCAATCTAAGTATTCCCATAGCAAAAAAGTAAAACCAGTTCCATGGGTACCAACACAAAAGATGTCACGTCTACTTACTACTTCAGCTTCAGCTTGCAAGAGGTTATTGGCGAAAGCGAACATAATGGCAGTTGATGTAGAGCTATTAGAACGTCAAGAAGCACAGATCGCTGCATTGACAGATATTCGTAAGAAATGGCATATAGCTCCAGCATTTAGCGTAGAATTTATTGGATATTATTTGGATAGAATTTCACGAACACATGAGCTTAAATTGCAGCTTTCAGATATGATGGAAAATAATCTGACCCTATCGAAAGAACAGGATTTACTTCGCAATACATATGACGCAAGGTTGGATAAGAATAAGAACTTAAAGTCTAGACAG gaaTCGCTCATTACTACAATTTCTCAACTTCACAAAGAAATCAACTTTATGTgctctaataaaatatttcccaaTCCATCTAATATTGGACATGCTCAATACGAATCTAATAAATCGGCATCAACGCCACCTAGCAGACCGATCTCAGTTCCCACAGCCGCAGCTCTTAAAATGGGGGTGGGTTTTCCTTTAGTTCATCTCGGTCCGCCTGGAACTAAAGTAGACTCCACACGTCTGCTAAGCACACATGCAAAATCTTCACCAATTGGAGCGTCATCAGCACCAAGCACACCCACGTTAAACGTGCACACATTTGAATGTGGTATATGCCAACGCACTACTGACCAGCACCTATTAGCGAAATGTGACACTTGCAAATTACACTATCATTTAAGCTGTTTGAATCCACCATTGATCCGTCATCCAAAAAAGTCTAAACTCTACGGTTGGCAATGTTCTGAATGCGATAAATCAGAAGATTCTGAAGATGTTGCTGATATGCCAAAAGGACCGCGTAAATCGCGAACACGCTTTAACAAAGATGGGTCTATTATTGCTGTACTCGAGGCGGAAATCGACTCTGGACCACCAACTAAAAGACGGTCggtagacatacaatttacaaaaaataaacctAACAATTCATTTTCAACTACGAATAAAAATGATGTAAATGGTAAAGTTACACCCAAGGTGGATGTATCATCAACGTCCATTTTGGGGAAAAAAAGTAAATGCTATGTTCCTCtgcaaaatattaagaaaaccaTTAAATCTCCAGCACAGCAACCTCTCTCACCAGCattaaacaaaaaca taaCCCAAATAGTCCATACGTCACTTTCTGATGAACCTTTGTTACTGGTACTACCATCTGTCACCTCAACTCGCGAAAAGGATTCCATCCAAACTCCTGATCCAGACCCCTTGGCATTACCGGTGCACACTAATACTACAATTTTATCTATGGAAGAATTATCAGATCCTATTAAATCAGGAAGAAAACAGAAACGTAAAGACAAACATAGGAGTAAACACATTATTTCATCAGATATTGAAAAATCCCCAAACAAAGAGCATAAACGTAAACGCAAGAAAAAATTACATGGTCATGATACAGAAAACCCACAAGAAAGCAttccgaaaataaaaattaaatttaaaactttgccATTGCCCGGTGAAGTGACGCCGGAGGCTCAGTTTTTTTACGTATCAGCGGATATGGTGCGTTCGGCTGAAGAAGCTTCACGGCCAACATCTGTAGAAACTGTAGAAGATATAACACCAGGTTTGGTGGAGAAAAGTCCTGTAGGGAGGAGCAAATCGGAAGCAATGATTAATTCGCCAGATTTAAGTGTTACGAAAACAACTTTTATTACTCGTAAAACTAGCCCAAGGAAAACAGCTGGTAAAAGGAATTCACTGTTACCTCATTCTAAATCAGCAACAATCATACAATTatcttcaagtattatttgttgcatttgtaAAGAAGTGGGTTATAGCGGGAATGCTGTAACATGCGATGAGTGTCAAAAGCACTATCACTTTACGTGTTTGGATCCACCATTAAAAAAGACTCCAAAAATACGTGGTTATTCTTGGCACTGTGCTGATTGCGATCCCACagatgaagaaaaaaaataa